One segment of Anastrepha obliqua isolate idAnaObli1 chromosome 3, idAnaObli1_1.0, whole genome shotgun sequence DNA contains the following:
- the LOC129240729 gene encoding zinc finger CCCH domain-containing protein 13-like, with protein sequence MRGGRGGYNSRGSGSSRGGNNYRSNNYGRMQNSSGRSGGRDGYNHSYNSSGGNSRYNNYNSGASGSGGHYDRNRDRFNNSSTGGSRHESGHKRNYRDTSRERTDDRKRSRQDDYRRNSSTGRGNRTPPPPPPPMVSSVTTSTYRSTGGANTSSNSYRGTNSRNDRDDSAANTSRHRSSPMGIQKRPIRSGYVSRARGNISSYRGGMRTTMLRGGVRIIRNNRNESNDLRIMRRKLLYAQQKDRARVIKIQRLTSSLRRRRIMRRSKSPRRSRTKKDDSSDDEEDNDKDNDSDKDDSKSDSDTKKKSSKRSSSKRAKSSEKGDEAEKGEDDDGDDDDEDNEGDDIKEESKSAKKSKKGEDSSAETDDHKDDEDEEGGDGEVEGGAAGDANADKEKESGEKDVKKEGKKKEKDDEDRKKDKSKKSSSSSKKDKDKGKEGKDKRKKDDHSDDESEKKDKKVHSSRRDDYKPRNTGSRVNLKCIHCHMSCFTYLDYQQHLYCRTHRNAIRQISLRQKAHLLRLRARQRAAQREIEENSKEEYESKFCHLCRLHYRQPKAKHQLSEHHKTMKKFLMPYCSTCHLAFKSPMLYETHRCSLEHLKRKSRKRDSDSDNSDEDTREIDLNKFLTVDSVGEIDEIDDMDVDALLNEAEGGTDGEDNSKERQPVGASFIKKVDAYFCELCNHYSVASDSVEAYAKKHCLLRSHLKAFLRSKEEEEKAAKKEKAKEEKESENVAKDSIKKEKELGEEEEEDKNATEENGHESGGEEGEEGAEDKLWEDVDKDLGDLLREVGPEDRDDEEEDESVLNIDIESEKPKAKEVNGKKEEPAAAPPAPAPAPAAAEVKEVKEVVKVATKTQATPGKPKPQRKVASSTKTAAVSSETKEKGATAK encoded by the exons ATGCGTGGCGGACGTGGTGGATATAATTCCCGAGGCTCGGGCTCCAGCCGTGGTGGCAACAATTATCGTAGTAACAATTATGGACGCATGCAAAATTCAAGCGGAAGGTCTGGTGGGCGTGATGGCTACAATCATAGTTACAACAGTAGTGGAGGAAATTCACGTTATAACAACTATAATTCTGGAGCGAGTGGCAGCGGTGGGCATTATGATCGCAACAGGGATCGCTTCAATAATAGTTCTACCGGTGGAAGTCGTCATGAATCTGGGCATAAGAGAAATTATCGC GATACTTCGCGCGAACGCACTGATGATAGGAAGCGCTCACGACAAGAT GACTATCGGCGTAACTCATCAACAGGACGTGGTAATCGCACGCCACCACCCCCTCCTCCACCAATGGTCTCGTCAGTAACAACATCGACCTACCGTAGTACCGGTGGCGCCAATACATCTAGCAATTCGTATCGCGGTACGAATTCACGTAACGATAGAGATGACTCTGCCGCAAATACCAGCCGTCACCGTTCATCACCGATGGGCATACAAAAGCGTCCCATACGCTCCGGTTACGTTTCAAGAGCTCGTGGTAATATTTCATCATATCGTGGGGGTATGCGCACCACTATGCTAAGGGGCGGTGTGCGCATCATTCGCAACAACCGGAATGAATCAAACGATTTACGCATTATGCGCCGAAAGCTGTTGTATGCACAACAAAAAGATCGTGCGCGTGTAATAAAAATACAGCGCCTTACAAG CTCATTACGTCGCCGCAGGATAATGCGTCGTTCGAAGAGTCCACGCCGTTCACGAACCAAGAAGGACGATTCATCAGATGACGAAGAGGATAATGACAAAGACAACGACAGTGATAAGGATGATAGCAAGAGTGACTCCGATACTAAGAAGAAATCGTCAAAACGTAGCAGTAGTAAACGAGCCAAGTCTTCTGAAAAGGGTGATGAAGCCGAAAAAGGTGaggatgatgatggtgatgacgatgatgaagaTAATGAAGGAGACGATATCAAAGAGGAATCTAAGTCGgcaaaaaagagtaaaaaggGTGAGGATTCATCAGCAGAAACTGATGATCACAAGGatgatgaagatgaagaaggTGGTGATGGCGAAGTTGAAGGTGGTGCAGCAGGTGATGCGAATGCTGATAAAGAAAAGGAAAGTGGTGAAAAAGATGTAAAGAAAGAAGGTAAGAAAAAAGAGAAGGATGATGAAGATCGCAAAAAGGATAAGTCCAAGAAGAGTTCATCGTCTTCGAAGAAGGACAAGGATAAGGGTAAAGAAGGCAAAGATAAGCGTAAGAAGGACGACCACAGCGATGATGAATCTGAGAAAAAGGATAAGAAGGTGCATAGCTCGCGACGAGATGATTACAAACCCCGGAACACTGGTTCGCGCGTCAATCTGAAGTGCATTCACTGTCACATGAGCTGCTTCACTTACCTA gATTACCAACAACATTTGTACTGTCGTACTCATAGGAATGCAATTCGACAAATTTCGCTCCGACAAAAGGCACATTTGTTACGTCTGCGTGCTCGCCAGCGTGCTGCACAACGCGAAATCGAAGAAAATTCGAAGGAGGAGTACGAATCTAAGTTTTGTCACCTATGCCGTTTGCATTATCGCCAACCTAAGGCTAAACATCAGTTGTCGGAGCACCACAAGACTATGAAAAAGTTCTTAATGCCATACTGTTCCACATGTCATTTGGCATTCAAGAGCCCAATGCTCTATGAAACGCATCGCTGTTCTTTGGAGCACTTAAAG CGCAAGTCACGCAAACGTGATTCGGATAGCGACAACAGCGATGAGGATACTCGCGAAATTGATCTGAACAAATTCTTAACTGTCGATTCGGTAGGGGAAATTGACGAAATAGatgatatggatgtggacgctCTACTGAACGAGGCAGAAGGTGGTACAGATGGCGAGGATAACAGCAAAGAACGTCAACCCGTGGGCGCATCGTTCATAAAGAAAGTTGATGCATACTTTTGCGAACTGTGCAATCATTACTCAGTTGCAAGTGACTCTGTAGAAGCATATGCCAAGAAGCATTGCCTACTACGCTCTCATCTCAAAGCGTTCTTGCGTAGtaaggaagaagaagagaaagcagctaaaaaagaaaaggcaaaggaagaaaaagagaGTGAAAATGTTGCTAAGGATTCCATCAAGAAAGAAAAGGAACTTGGTGAAGAGGAGGAGGAGGATAAAAATGCTACGGAAGAAAATGGTCACGAGAGTGGTGGCGAAGAAGGTGAAGAAGGGGCTGAGGATAAGCTTTGGGAGGATGTCGATAAGGACTTGGGCGATTTATTACGCGAAGTTGGGCCAGAAGATCGAGATGACGAAGAAGAAGACGAATCGGTGCTCAATATTGATATTGAAAG TGAAAAACCCAAGGCCAAGGAGGTGAATGGCAAGAAAGAGGAACCCGCTGCTGCACCTCCAGCACCGGCACCAGCACCAGCTGCGGCTGAGGTCAAAGAAGTTAAAGAAGTAGTAAAAGTTGCAACTAAGACCCAAGCAACACCAGGCAAACCAAAACCACAACGCAAGGTGGCGTCGAGCACCAAAACCGCTGCAGTATCAAGTGAGACTAAGGAGAAAGGTGCAACAGCTAAATAA